Genomic segment of Polycladomyces abyssicola:
ACGCTTTGACGCAGAGCGGTGTGGCCGTGGATGTGATTTACACGCGGGACACGGGGATTCGCAATGTGGTCGTGGGGAAAGTGTTGTCGACTGAGCCCCATCCACAGGCGGATCGGTTGAAAGTGTGCCAAGTGGATGTTGGCAAGGATGGGCCGCTTACCATCGTTTGCGGTGCGGCCAATGTGGCTGCGGGACAACTGGTTCCCATCGCATTGGAAGGGGCGTCCCTGCCGGGCGGGGTCACCATCAAGCGGACCAAACTCCGCGGCGTGGAGTCTCAGGGAATGATTTGCTCCGCCAAGGAGTTGGGTTTCCCGGAGAAAGTGTTGTCCAAACAACAGCGGGAGGGCATCATGGTCTTGCCCGACGAAGTCGAAATCGGTAGTGACATGCGCACTGTGCTGGGCATGTACGATCAGGTGTTGGAGCTGGACCTGACGCCCAACCGTTCCGACTGTCTCAGCATGATCGGCGTGGCATATGAAGTAGCTGCCGTGTTGGACCGCGAAGTACGTCTGCCGGAACCGGAAGCGCTGGAACCGACGGGAGATGAAATTCGTGTGGACATCACGGTGGAATCGGAAGAAGATTGTCCGCTCTATGCCGCACAGGTGATCGACAACCTGAAAGTGGGCCCGTCTCCGCAATGGATGCAAAACCGTTTGATTTCTGCCGGGATTCGTCCGGTCAACAACATCGTGGACATCACCAACTATGTGATGATCGAGTATGGTCAACCCCTGCACGCATTTGACTTGGACAAACTGTCCAACGGCGGACGCATCGTCGTGCGTCGGGCACGTAACGGTGAGACCATTGAAACGTTGGACGGCGTCACCCGAGCGTGCGGCGAGGAAACGTTGCTCATCACCGACGGCAGCAAACCGATCGGCATTGCGGGGGTGATGGGCGGCGCCAACTCCGAAGTGTCCGAGGAAACGACACGGGTGCTGTTGGAGGCAGCCTTTTTCTCCCCGCCCATCATTCGTCGGACTTCGCGTAAGTTGGGACTGCGCTCGGAAGCGAGCAACCGCTTCGAAAAAGCGGTCGATCCGGAGCGCATCATCCCGGCTCTGCAACGTGCGGTGGAATTGCTCACCCTGTACGCCGGCGGGCGGGTTGTATCTAGGGTGACAACAGAGCGCGTCGGAGATATCGACGAGCTGACCGTGAGCCTGCGCCATGATCGATTGACACACGTGCTGGGCGTGAAATTGAAAGAAAAGGATGTGCTGGATATCTTCCGTCGGCTGCGTTTCCCGGTAAAGGTAGATGACGGGGTCTACCGTGTACAGGTGCCGACGCGTCGACCGGATATCGCCATTGAAGTCGATCTGATCGAAGAAGTGGCTCGACTGTACGGTTACGATAACATCCCGGCCACATTGCCGTGGGGACAGCAATCGCCTGGCGGGTTGACCCGCGAACAAAAGCTTGTCCGTGTGATTCGGAACACCCTGCGGACGTTGGGCATGCATGAAGTGATCACTTACAGCTTGACTTCCCCTGGATTAGGAAGTGAGATCGCCTCGATCAACCAAGAAGGGCAACCGATCCGGGTGGCCATGCCGATGAGCGAAGAGCGGAGCGTTTTGCGGACCAGCCTGCTGCCGCATCTGATCGAAACGGCTGCATACAACCTGAAACGGCAACAAGAGCGCGTCGCCATCTTTGAAATCGGGAAAACCTTCCATGCCCATGAGAAGAAGTTGACCGATTTGCCGGAAGAGCGATGGGAATTGGCCGGTCTGCTTGCCGGAAAATCGGTGCCGACCAACTGGCGTCAGCCCTCGTCACCCAGTGATTTTTACACGGCCAAGGGCGTGCTTGAAACCCTGTTGAACCGTTTGGGCATCCATAATGTGGAATACCGTGCGGTCCAACCGGTAGGTTTCCATCCCGGACGCACCGCGGAACTCGTGGTAGATGGTCGGGTCATCGGTATTTTGGGACAACTGCATCCGCAAGTGGCCCAACAATACGATCTCGGCCCCACGATGGTGTGTCAGTTGGATCTGTCAGCGATCTTTGCTGCGGCACAAACGAATGTTCATTTCGAACCGCCCAGCCGTCATCCCGCGGTAACCCGCGATTTGGCATTGGTAGTGGATCGGGATCTTTTGGTTGGCAAAGTCGAGCAGGAGATCAAAAAGGCGGCGGGCGAATGGCTGGAATCCGTGACGTTGTTTGACGTGTTTACAGGAGAACAGATTGGGGAAGGAAAGAAAAGCGTAGCCTATTCGTTGGTGTACCGGGCGAAGGATCGTACGCTGACCGACGAAGAGGTCAACCGGGTACATCAGGCGGTGATCGACCATCTCGAAGCGACGTGTGGTGCACAGTTGCGCATGTAAGGTTGAGTCCGCAAATTTCTTCCGGTCGAATTCTCCGGAATAACAGGGAAAACGGCCCCCTCGTGTCGAAATGGATGTTGTCAGGCAGTCTCACCTTCACTTGGTGAAGGAGGTTGCAATCGATGACCAAAAATAAATTGAGCGTGGAGATCTTCGGACAACAGTACAACATCACGGGAAAAGCCAGTCCCAGTTACATGCGGGAAGTAGCCAACCATGTTGACGAAACGATGCGGATGATCTCACAAGCCAATCCCCGTTTGGATACCACGCGTCTGGCGGTACTTTCGGCCGTCAATATAGCGGATGCCTATATGAAACTGAAACGGGAACATGACGAGATCCTGCATCTGATCGAAGATGATCAACCGTGAGGAGCGGGTGAACATGAATGTACTAGACGGGATCATCCTGCTCTTGGTGATCGGAGGATTGTTGCGAGGATATCGGCGCGGCTTGATTCTGCAGGCCGCGTCGTTGGCCGGTTTGGTTTTGGCGTGGGTGGTGGCGTTTTACTTCACCGACGAGGTAACACCGGTTCTGCAGAAAAATGTTCCCTTGCCCGAATCTGTAACCGGAGACGGTTTGATGCGCTTGTTGCCATTGGAACGCGCCCTGTATACGGTGATGGCGTTTCTGCTCTTGTTTTTCGGAACCAAACTGGCGGTCTCGCTTTTGTCCAGGGTACTCAATCAGTTGGCGCAGCTGCCTGTATTATCGGTATTGAACCGAATCGGCGGCTTGGTTTTGGGCGTTTTGCAAGCTGTTTTGCTGGTGTGGATCATGGTCAACTTGTTGCATTTCCTACCATGGGAGAAAGGACAAGAAGCCGTACAACAATCCGGCATCGCCCAAAACCTGTTGGAAGCAACCCCCCAATGGACAACGGAACTGAAACAACTGTTGCATGACGCAATGCGGCAGCGGTCATAAGGGACGTACCAAATTGAAACGATGAATCAAAATAGATGTTGATTTGCCTGACGAGATTCTGTCAGGCATTTTTTTTAACTGCTCTGTGATGTGATGGTCAAGAATACTATCTGTTCCATATTTTTTCTGTGATCATTTTGCTCTTTCCACAGTTTTTTCTGATTCACAACGGGTTATATGATAGATTGGACGATGATTCTTCCAAGTGGGGAGATGGCCATGTAAACGTTGTTCTTTCGTAAATCTGTATGCCTCCGATGTGTTGTTGACGGTGCCCATTTTCTTCCTATTCGTTTGGTTCTCCCAGAAGTTTCAGCAGGGTATGCAATTTCATTTGAAATAGTAATGGCATGAGGAGGATGGATGTTACTTTGTTTACCCTGAAAAAGAGCGGTGTCCAACCCTCTTCCGTGTTACTGGAAAAGTATACGAAAAATGAACAAAAACCATACAACCCCACCAAATTAAATTTTACCGGGGTTGGGGAAAAGGATGTGTACAATATTACGGCACCTTTTGAAGATAGCGGTGAAACCGTGATCGCCGGCCGCGTGGAACCCCGTGACAGTGAGCATTCGGAAGTGATTTTCTTCGTTCGACGCGGGGAGCAATGGATTCCCAAAGAAGGGGCCCCGGTCTTTGCGTTGCAGGACCCCTTCTTTACCCGCATCGGAGGAGAGCTGGTTTTCGGCGGTGTGGAGGTTTTTCCGCATCCCGCCGATGAACGGGCAATGAGTTGGCGCACGGTATTTTACAAGGGAGCCAACATTCATCGTTTGGAAAAGATTTTTACCGGCCCGGATGGCATGAAAGACCTTCGTCTGATCGAATTGCCGGATGGCTCCATCGGGGTGTTGACACGCCCCCAAGGGGATAAAGGGGGAAGAGGCAAGATTGGATTTGTGAGAATTCCATCATTGGATCATTTGACTCTGGAAGTGATCCACGAGGCCCCCATTTTAGACCAATTCATGGAGGAAGAATGGGGTGGAGCCAATGAAGCCCACCTTCTGTCCAACGGGTTGATTGGGGTGTTGGGGCATATCGCCCGTATGGATGAAGAAGGAAATCGCCATTATTATCCAATGGTATTTGCCCTTGATCCAACGACCGGTGAACATTCGGATATCCAGCTCATTGCAGCGCGTTCCGACTTTTTGAAAGGCCCCGCCAAACGCCCGGATTTGGCCGATGTTGTATTTAGCGGCGGGTTGGTTCGCAAGAAGGATGGAACAGCAGACCTGTATGCTGGTGTGGGTGATGCTGAAGCACAACGTATCTCTATGCGAGATCCATTCCTCGCATTTGAAAAAATAAGGTGGGGGAAATAAATGGTAAGAGTGTACCGGTATGAACAAAATCCGTTGATTACCCCGTCAGATATCAAGCCATATCATGAAGGATTTGAAGTGATCGGCGCTTTTAATGCCGGGATTGCCAAATACAAGGATGAAATATTGATGTTGCTTCGCATTGCTGAGCGCCCGATCAGTGATGATCCCAAGATCGTGAAAGCGCCCATTTATCATACGGACACGGATGAACTGGAAATCATCGAATTTCATCGGGATGATGAGCGTTATGATTTTTCGGACCCGCGAATGATTCGAAAGGCATCCCATTCACAAGAAATTGAATACCTGACTTCCCTGTCCTATATTCGCATCGCACGCAGTAAAGACGGACGCAATTTTACCATAGACGAAAAGCCGTTTCTTTATCCATCCAACAAACTGGAATCATTCGGCATCGAAGATCCGCGCGTGACACAAATTGGAGATACCTTTTATATCTGTTTCACGGCTCTGTCTCCGCTCGGCATTGGCGGGGCGATGGTATCAACCAAGGACTTTGTCACCGTTAAACATCATGGAATGATTTTTCCTCCGGAAAACAAGGATATCGTGATCTTTCCGGAAAAAGTGAACGGAAAATATTATGCGTTGCATCGCCCCAGCCTCAAAAGTATTGGAAAACCGGAGATCTGGATCGCGGAATCCGACAATTTGCTTTATTGGGGAAACCATCAACACCTGATCAGCCTCAGGGACGGGATGTGGGACAGCGGCCGCATTGGCGGCGGTGCTGTCCCTATCAAAACAGATAGGGGTTGGTTGGTGCTCTATCATGGCGCGACGCCAGAGAACCGTTATTGCATGGGCGGGTTGCTCCTTGACCTGAACAATCCTGCAGTTGTGGTTGCTCGTTCCGACCAACCGATTCTGGAACCGGAAGCGGATTATGAAAAAGAAGGGTTCTTTGGCGATGTTGTATTCTCGTGTGGGGCAATCGTGGAAGGCGATGTGGTGAAAATGTATTATGGTGTCGCGGATACCTCAATGGCCTGTGCGGAATTGAGCTTGGAAGAAATTCTGGACTTCTTGACTTATTATTGAAACGAAAAGGATTGGGTTCTACGATCCGGCGCGGATGCTGTGCCTTCATACTCGACCGCTTCTCGGAAGCAAGTATGCTGGATGGACGACGGATAGGTTGCAGGGGGAATAGAATCGCATCCACACGGCATAATAACAGGAAAATACCAACCTGAAAGAGGGTTGAACCGTGTGATGATGCGGAAAAGGCTTCTCTGTTGTGCCTTGATGTTGGCTTTCTCCGTCTTGGGAGAAGCGATTGTCTCCATGGTCAATAGCGATGCCTCGGGATCGTTGTTATCCGCTGTTCCCAACGGCGGACACGCTGTTTCCGTGCAATCGACGGCGAAAGCCAGTGTGGAATCGCGGCACGTTTCCAAACGGGTTTCGATAGCGGCCCGCCCGGCGAGAGTGTACAAACCCGGCGACCGAGGGGGATATGTGTGGGAACTGCAGAGAAGGCTACGGTTTTTGGGTTTCTACACCGGAAAGATCAACGGGATTTACACTTGGCGGACTTACCGGGCGGTTCGATTGTTCCAATATGCGTTCGGTTTGCGGGTGACAGGCTTGACCGATGCCAGAACCCGGGCAAAATTGTGGAAAGCGACTAGAAGATGGCGCCCGGGTGGTGTGAGGAGAGTTCAGGCGAGGCGTGTATACCGGAGAACAGCCAGGCAATTGTCCTGGAATGATATCAAGCTGATGGCACATGCTGTTCACGCCGAGGCGCGAGGGGAACCGTATATCGGAAAAGTGGCCGTTGCGGCAGTGATATTAAACCGACTCAAAAGTGAACGTTTTCCCAATACGCCCGCCAGTATCATTTTTCAACCCTTGGCGTTTGAAGCTGTGGCAAACGGACAAATTTGGTTGCAACCGGACCCTGACTCATTCAAAGCGGTACGGGACGCACTGAATGGGTGGGACCCCTCCGATGGAGCGTTGTATTACTTCAATCCTGCCACGGCCACATCAAAATGGATCTGGAGCCGGCCTCAGATCAAACGGATCGGCCGCCATATTTTTACCAAGTAAAAAACTGGGACCCACTTTCCAATGGGTCCCAGTTTTTTACTTGGCCACAATCGTTCCTTTCATCTTCGCGTGACCCACACCGCAGGGAATATTGCAGAAGAATGGATAAGTTCCCGGCTTGGCACGGACCACGGCGGTTTCGCCATCCCCTTGCAGGTTGACGTCAAGCCCGGGCACTTCCAGGCTGTGCATGCCGTTTGCTACTTTCAATTTCAGTGTGACATCTTTATTGGCAGGAATCTCGATTTTGTTCGGTTTGAATTGGAAGTTGGAAGCGGAGATTTCAATCACCTGACCCGAGGTTTTCCCCGATTGTTGGGACTGATTGCCGCCGGCGCATCCGACCAGCCCCAGCATCAGGGACATGGCGATGGCCAGAGTGGTCATTCCTTTCTTCATCATGGACTCCCTCCTCATTCTCATGTTAACAAAAAGTTTGCGAAAGAGGGAGTTAATCCATGAACAGTCAATGAACAAAGAAAAACCGCACCTGGTGTGCGGTCAGTTGTTGACGAGGTTTGCGGGCTCCGATTTCCCGTCCTTTCCGTAGCGGTCAGAGTCGCTCGACGGGAAATCGGCTCACCCGAGATCACGATGGTAAACCACCATGTCAGCAGTCTTACCGCACCTGGTGTGCGGTTCCTTCTTTGCATTTATCTTTCCGGCTGGCTCGTGATACGTGCTTTGGTCGGTACAAACAAATCGATGATCCCGATCACGAGCGCACCCAACAAGGCTCCGAGTAACGTGACACGCATGCCGGGTACGAAGAATTGCGTCAGATAGATCACGACCGCGCTGACAACGAACCCGACAACTCCCCTTGCATAAGGAGACATGTCCCGTCCGAACAGCGCTTCGATGATCCAGCCGATTACAGCGATTACCACGGCAGCGAGGAACGCGCTCCAAAAACCTTGTACCTGAAAACCGGGGACCAGTGCTCCCACGATCATCAGCACGATGGCCGCCACAATGAATCGAATGAGATGACGCACGATGGTCATGATACAAATTCCCTCCTTTTGTTCTTTAGTGTGTCATTTATCCGTCGAGTTATTACATCATGATATAATATGGTGGAAAAAACTCCTCGGAGGGAGAGGAGAGGAAACAAGTGAACCGTTTTATGCTCAATGTGTTGGAATATCCACGAATCAGGGAACAAGTGGCGGAAGAAGCCTCTTCCTCGCTGGGAAAAGAGCGGATTGCCGCGCTGGAACCCACTGCCGACGCTGAGGAAGTATCGCGTCGTCTGGCGGCGACGGCAGAGGGGATGGATCTTCTCAGGCTCAAAGGGGATGTGTCCTTGGGAGGCGTTCGTGACATTCGTCCCTCTCTGCGCCGGGCCGAAGTGGGAGGATTACTGAATACAAATGAATTGTTGGATATTGCCGGTACGGTGAATGCCGGCCGTAAATTAAAAAATCAGGTATTGCAGGTTGATGAGGAACATCCGCTTCCCATCATTCGCGGATGGGTGGAACGCATCGAAGGATTGCGTCCGTTGGAAGAAGAAATCACTCGACGAATCGACGAACAAGGAGAAGTATCCGATCACGCGAGCCCAAATCTGCGTCAGATTCGAAATCATATTCGTCAAGTACAACGTGAGATCAGAACGACGTTGGAGGGCATTCTGCGCAATCCGAGTTACCAAAAAATGTTACAGGAAGCATTGATTACTCTGCGCAACGACCGATATGTCATCCCGGTCAAACAGGAATATCGTTCAGCATTCGGTGGTATCGTGCATGATCAGTCGGCCTCCGGCTCCACGTTGTTTATCGAACCGGCATCCGTGGTGACGCTGAACAACCGTTTGCGTCAATGGGAGTTGGAGGAACAGCGCGAAGTGGAACGCATCCTGCGCGAGTTGACAGCACAAGTGGCGACCCATGTCGATGCACTACGGCAAAATATTAAAGCGTTGGCCGAGTTGGATCTCATCCTGGCCAAGGCCCGGTATGCCCGCCGTATTCGAGGTGTTTGTCCACGGGTGGAGACGGAGCGCGTCATTCGGTTGAAGCGGGCCCGCCATCCGTTGATCCCGATGGAAAAAGCGGTTCCCATCGATATCACGTTGGGCGATCCACATCAGGGGATCATTATCACAGGACCCAACACGGGCGGGAAAACCGTATGCCTGAAAACGGTGGGGTTGCTGGCGTTGATGACGCAAGCGGGTCTTCCTATCCCCGCGGATGAAGGCAGCTCATTCCCCGTATTCAGCGGGATTTTTGCGGACATCGGCGATGAGCAAAGCATTGAGCAGAGCTTGAGCACGTTTTCCAGCCATATGACGCAGATCATCCGCATTTTGAAACAAGCGGACGATCACAGCTTGGTGCTGCTGGATGAATTGGGTGCGGGCACAGATCCGACCGAAGGGGCGGCGTTGGCCATCGCCATCTTGCAAGATCTCTTGGATGAAGGTTGTCTTGTGGTGGCCACCACCCATTACAGCGAGTTGAAACAATTCGCCCATGCCCATCCGAGAGTGACCAATGCCAGTGTGGAATTTGACGTGCGGACCCTTCGTCCCACCTATCGCCTGTTGATCGGCGTACCTGGAAAGAGCAATGCGTTTGCCATTGCCGAGCGCTTGGGACTGTCGCCATCCATCATTGAGAAAGCCAAATCGCAGTTGTCCACGGAGGAGCATCGCCTGGAGGAAATGATCGCCGCATTATCCCGCGACAGGGCCATTGCGGAAGAGGAGCGCAAACGTGCGGAAACGCTTCGTCAGGAAGCGGAATCCTTGCAACGGGAACTCAAGGAAAAACTGTCCCGTTGGGAGGAGGAAAAAGAGCGGATGCGCGAATTGGCACGACGGGAAGCGCAAACCATCGTCTCGCGTGCCCGCCGGGAAGCGGAAGACGTATTGCGCCAGTTGCGTGAATGGGCCAAAAATCGGCCGGACGAGTTAAAGGAACATCAGTTGATCGAAGCAAGGAAACGGTTGGATGACGCGGTTCCCGATGCCCGACCGGTTGCCGCCGTACCCGTGGCTAAGCAACGGAATGAGCGGATTGAGCCGGGAGACGAGGTGATGGTGCTCACCGTCAAACAACGCGGCCGAGTGCTGGAGGATCTCGGTGAAGGGGAATATCAGGTTCAGGTGGGCATTCTGAAAATGAAAGTACACCGCCGTCATCTGGAAAAGGTGAAGGCGAAGAAGAACGAGTCCGAATTCGGTGTGGCCACTTCGTATCGAAGCGCTTCAAACCATGTGCGTCCGGAATTGGATTTACGTGGTAAGATGGTGGAGGAAGCTTTGGCGGAAATCGATAAATATCTGGATTCCGCCGTCGTCGCCGGATATCAGCGGGTTTCGCTCATCCATGGAAAAGGAACTGGTGCTTTGCGGACGGGTGTCCATCAATTTTTGCGCCAACATCCGCACGTCAAAGGGTTCCGATTGGGTGGACCGGGAGAAGGCGGTTCTGGCGTGACGGTGGTCGAATTGGCCTAGTAGATCGGGAGGTTGTCTATGGAGCATCTGCCGAAGATTCTGGGTTCCATCGCCTTGGTGTTTTTTGTCGTCGGTTTGATCTGGTTCATGTTACACGCTTAAAAGGGAGTTGGAATGTGTGATGGGAGCCGGTTCCGCTTTGCTGGTCTTTTTCAGCGCGTTCTTATTGGCCGCTGAAATTCTCGCCAAGTCCCGCGGCTTATCCGGAGTGGCGGGATTGTTGTTGATGGGATGGTATGTGGGCGGACATTGGGGAACGACATCCGGTTGGTGGTTGGCCGCTTTGCTTGTCGGGATGGGACTGGTGATTCTGGATGGAAAACTGTTGCAAGACGGTACCTTGGCTACCATCGGTGCTATCTTGGTTTTGGTCGGGTTGGTAATTCCGACAGAGAACTGGCTGACGGGGACACTGGTCGCATTTGCATGGATTACGGGACTCGCTTTGAGTCCGCTGTCATTGAAAGTGTTGCCCAAACGCGATTGGTTGGAAAAGATTGTATTGAAATTTGCCATGTCCAATGATACGGGTTACAGCTCGCTTAACCGCAACTATCGGGAACTGGTCGGACTCGAGGGGACGGCATTGACCGACATGCGCCCGTCCGGAACAATCCGTATCGGGAATGGCCGCTTCAGTGCGGTCACCAACGGTCATTGGGTCCAAAAGGGAGCACGGGTGCGCGTGTTATCCGTGGATGGGGTCAAAATCTTAGTGGAAACGGTAGAGGAACCGCCGATCAACCTACCGAAGAAAAGGGATAATCCATAACAACGACTCCATATCTGGTTGACTCGGAACACTCGTATGGGAAAGTCAGATCTTCTCCTATAAAAAATGGTTCACCAGGCAGGCTTAAGGCAGGAGCAATTCAGCTCCTGCCTTGTATTTTCACTGAATTTAATATTGAACGGCCCGGTAAGCGTTGATTCGGCCGTAGGTCCAGTATGTGCCGGTGCCGGAGATGGGATCGGCCGTGTTTTGGATAGCTGCGCGAATGTTGCTGTTGGAGCGGCCCTGTGCGGCCAAAAGTCCTGCCAGCCCTGCCACGTGCGGCGTGGCCATGGAGGTGCCGGAAAGCGAAGTATAGGTGTTGGTCGGATAGGTGGAGTAGATGCTGGAACCCGGTGCGGCCACATCCACCCAGGAACCCCAGTTGGAGTAGCTGGCTTTCACATCGCTGGAAGTGGTGGCGGCAACGGCGATGGCATTGCTATAGTAGGCCGGATAGCTCGGAGCGCTTATACCGCTGTTCCCGGCGGCGGCCACGATGACAGCACCTTTGTTCCACGCGTAATTCACCGCGTTTTGCAATGTGGTGGAACCGACCGATCCACCCAAGCTGAGGCTGATCACTTTGGCACCGTTGTCGGCGGCGTAGATGATGCCGTTGGCGACGGCGTCCAGGGTGCCGCTACCGTTGCTGTCCAACACACGGACGGCGAGAATGGACGCATTGGGAGCCATACCGGCAATTCCGGTGCTGTTGTTGGTGACGGCGGCCGCGATCCCGGCGCAGTGCGTGCCGTGACCATTGCCGTCATACGGATCGTTGTCACCGTCGACATAATCATGCCCCAAGACAACTTTGCCCGACAGGTCCGGGTGATTGTACTGGACACCGGTGTCGACAATGGCGATGCGGACGCTGCTGCTCCCCCTCGTAATATCCCAGGCGGCCGGTGCCTGGACTTTTTGCGGTCCCCACTGTTGCGTGGAGAAGTAGGGATCGTTGGGTGTCCAGTCAGCGTGGTAGAGGTAGTTGGGTTCGGCGTACTCCACATTGGGGTTGTTTCGGTATTCACGTACTGCTTGCGATACCGATTTCCCGGAAGGAATCTTCACGACGTCAAAGCCGATTTCTTTGCTGTGAAACAGCACTCGCCCGCTTTCCTGGGAGAGAACTGCTTGCTTAGTGGAGGTGGTTGTTCCGTTTTTGAACTTGACAATCACTTCTCCGGGGGCGAAAGCGGCTTTGGCATCTGGGGACGCTGCCTGTACACCACCGCTGGCGGGAATGGCCAACGCCGC
This window contains:
- a CDS encoding S8 family peptidase; this translates as MRRMLSVLVALLMVAALAIPASGGVQAASPDAKAAFAPGEVIVKFKNGTTTSTKQAVLSQESGRVLFHSKEIGFDVVKIPSGKSVSQAVREYRNNPNVEYAEPNYLYHADWTPNDPYFSTQQWGPQKVQAPAAWDITRGSSSVRIAIVDTGVQYNHPDLSGKVVLGHDYVDGDNDPYDGNGHGTHCAGIAAAVTNNSTGIAGMAPNASILAVRVLDSNGSGTLDAVANGIIYAADNGAKVISLSLGGSVGSTTLQNAVNYAWNKGAVIVAAAGNSGISAPSYPAYYSNAIAVAATTSSDVKASYSNWGSWVDVAAPGSSIYSTYPTNTYTSLSGTSMATPHVAGLAGLLAAQGRSNSNIRAAIQNTADPISGTGTYWTYGRINAYRAVQY